Proteins co-encoded in one Malus domestica chromosome 09, GDT2T_hap1 genomic window:
- the LOC103443181 gene encoding uncharacterized protein: MENDQKSSPATTKKEKAAWSLRKVISKELWPRKFCVFKWKRVNFQITVLDDVVFKILSVVEAVVLVSTLCFFYLCCGCHI; this comes from the coding sequence ATGGAAAATGATCAAAAGAGCTCACCGGCAACAACAAAGAAGGAGAAGGCAGCGTGGTCGTTAAGGAAGGTGATCAGCAAAGAGTTATGGCCAAGGAAATTCTGTGTGTTCAAATGGAAGCGCGTGAACTTTCAGATCACCGTCCTTGACGACGTCGTCTTCAAGATACTATCCGTCGTGGAGGCCGTCGTTCTGGTCTCGACGCTCTGCTTCTTCTACCTTTGCTGCGGTTGCCACATCTGA
- the LOC103443179 gene encoding conserved oligomeric Golgi complex subunit 5: MASSSSPASSSASPLQRLSTFKSSTPTSAIATASPLDTFASDPIFSVFLSHSFSSTTFSSAALSSGSPASTAEKLQHAIRLLESQLRSEVLSRHSDLLAQLSSLHHADHALSTVRSSVAALQSSLRHTRSELSDPLASICTLTIQLQNLHASSDLLHHSIRALRLSSKLRSLASDDPDRLDLAKAAQLHCEILALYNEYDLAGIDVVDSELEWVKETGDKLRTEAMKVLERGMEGLNQAEVGTGLQVFYNLGELRQAMDQLINKYKGMGMKSVSAALDMKAISGSGGGGFGPGGIRGGGGTPQIGSGGKAREAIWQRMGSCMDQLHSIMVAVWHLQRVLSKKRDPFTHVLLLDEVIQEGEPMITDRVWEALVKAFANQMKSAFTASSFVKEVFTMGYPKLFSMIDNLLERIARDTDVKGVLPAITSEGKEQLVAAVEIFQKSFLGLCLGRLSDLVNTVFPVSSRGSVPSKEHISRIISRIQEEIESVQLDGHLTLLVLREIGKVLLLLGERAEYQISTGPEARQVNGPATPAQLKNFMLCQYLQEIHTRISSMVTGLPTIASDVLSPSLGAIYGVACDSLTSLFQAMLERLESCILQIHEQRFGVLGMDAAMDNNASPYMEELQKCILHFRSEFLSRLLPPKSATVGTETICTRLVRSMAARVLIFFIRHASLIRPLSESGKLRMARDMAELELAVGQNLFPVEQLGAPYRALRAFRPLIFLETSQLGGSPLLQDLPPSVILHHLYSRGPDELQSPLQRNKLTPLQYSLWLDSQGEDQVWKGIKATLDDYATHVRARGDKEFSPVYPLMLRLGSSLTENARATQKS, translated from the exons ATGGCTTCTTCTTCATCTCCCGCCTCCTCCTCCGCTTCCCCACTCCAACGCCTCTCCACCTTCAAATCCTCAACCCCCACCTCCGCCATCGCCACCGCATCCCCTTTAGACACATTCGCCTCAGACCCAATCTTCTCTGTCTTCCTCTCCCACTCTTTCTCCTCCACCACCTTCTCCTCCGCCGCCCTCTCCTCCGGCTCCCCCGCCTCTACCGCCGAAAAGCTCCAGCACGCCATCCGCCTCCTCGAGTCTCAGCTCCGCTCCGAGGTCCTCTCCCGCCACTCCGACCTCCTCGCCCAGCTCTCCTCCCTCCACCACGCCGATCACGCCCTTTCCACCGTTCGATCCTCCGTTGCCGCCCTCCAGTCCTCCCTCCGCCACACCCGGTCTGAGCTCTCCGACCCCCTCGCCTCCATCTGCACCCTCACCATCCAGCTCCAAAATCTCCACGCCTCCTCCGATCTTCTCCACCACTCCATCAGAGCCCTACGCCTCTCAAGTAAGCTCCGGTCCCTCGCCTCCGATGACCCCGACCGCCTCGATCTTGCCAAGGCTGCTCAGCTCCATTGCGAGATCTTAGCTCTTTACAACGAGTACGACCTCGCCGGCATTGATGTTGTCGATTCCGAGCTCGAGTGGGTCAAGGAGACGGGAGACAAGTTGCGTACGGAGGCGATGAAGGTTTTGGAGAGAGGGATGGAGGGTTTGAACCAGGCCGAGGTTGGGACTGGTCTGCAGGTGTTTTACAATTTGGGAGAGCTGAGACAGGCGATGGATCAGCTGATTAACAAGTACAAGGGAATGGGGATGAAGAGTGTGAGTGCAGCATTGGATATGAAGGCGATTTCTGGGTCGGGAGGAGGTGGGTTTGGGCCGGGTGGGATCAGAGGAGGCGGGGGCACGCCGCAGATTGGCAGTGGTGGGAAGGCGAGGGAGGCGATTTGGCAGAGGATGGGGAGTTGTATGGATCAGCTGCATTCGATAATGGTTGCGGTGTGGCACTTGCAGAGGGTGTTGTCGAAGAAGCGTGACCCATTTACTCATGTATTGCTGCTTGATGAGGTTATTCAG GAAGGTGAGCCTATGATAACAGATAGAGTGTGGGAGGCCCTTGTGAAGGCATTTGCCAACCAAATGAAGTCTGCTTTCACTGCATCAAGTTTTGTTAAAGAGGTTTTCACTATGGGGTATCCGAAGCTTTTCTCTATGATAGATAATCTTCTTGAAAGAATTGCACGCGACACAGATGTCAAAGGGGTTTTACCGGCTATTACGTCAGAGGGAAAGGAACAACTGGTTGCAGCTGTTGAAATATTCCAAAAATCATTTTTGGGACTTTGCTTGGGTCGCTTGTCAGACCTTGTGAATACTGTATTTCCAGTGTCCAGCCGTGGAAGTGTTCCCTCTAAAGAACATATCTCAAGAATTATATCACGGATTCAAGAAGAAATAGAATCTGTTCAGTTGGATGGGCACTTGACTCTTCTTGTATTGCGTGAAATTGGCAAGGTTCTTCTCCTACTTGGTGAACGAGCTGAGTACCAG ATATCAACTGGTCCTGAAGCACGTCAAGTCAATGGTCCTGCAACTCCTGCACAGCTCAAGAACTTCATGTTATGTCAGTATCTCCAAGAAATTCATACACGCATATCATCTATGGTTACAGGACTGCCCACTATTGCATCAGATGTGCTGTCTCCCTCGTTAGGTGCAATATACGGGGTTGCTTGTGACTCACTGACGTCCTTGTTCCAAGCTATGCTTGAGCGTCTTGAATCTTGCATCTTGCAAATTCATGAACAGAGATTTGGTGTGCTAGGCATGGATGCCGCTATGGACAACAATGCTTCACCTTACATGGAGGAGTTGCAAAAGTGCATTCTTCACTTCCGTAGTGAGTTCCTGTCTAGGCTTTTGCCTCCAAAATCTGCCACGGTTGGAACAGAGACCATCTGCACTAGGCTTGTTAGGAGCATGGCTGCACGGGTTTTAATATTCTTTATCAGACATGCTTCTCTTATCAGACCCCTTTCAGAATCAGGGAAACTAAGGATGGCCAGGGACATGGCTGAGCTAGAATTAGCAGTAGGCCAAAACTTGTTCCCAGTAGAGCAACTTGGTGCGCCATACAGAGCCCTTCGAGCATTTCGACCTCTTATTTTCTTGGAGACTTCCCAACTCGGAGGTTCtcctcttcttcaagatctACCACCAAGCGTCATACTTCACCATCTTTACTCCCGAGGTCCTGATGAATTGCAATCACCGCTGCAAAGGAACAAACTAACACCTCTGCAATATTCATTGTGGCTAGATTCTCAAGGAGAGGATCAGGTATGGAAGGGTATCAAAGCAACACTAGATGACTATGCCACGCATGTAAGGGCCCGAGGTGACAAAGAGTTCAGCCCTGTCTATCCTCTAATGCTTCGGCTAGGGTCATCTTTGACCGAAAATGCTCGTGCGACCCAAAAGTCTTGA